Genomic DNA from Ictidomys tridecemlineatus isolate mIctTri1 chromosome 6, mIctTri1.hap1, whole genome shotgun sequence:
TTAGGGGAGAGACAGACAAGAGCCGGGTTAGTGGAGGTTAGTTCACAGGACACAGGCAGTAGGGGGTCTCAGGCCCCGAAAGCACTGAAGTGAAAGTAAGGCCAACTGGGGGCCACCCTGCCTGAGGCCCAGAGGTCACTCTAGGCCACCAAGAAGTCTTGACCTCCACTGTGGAGGGTTAAGATGGCCCCAAAGCCTACAGCCGCCTCCTCGAACTGTGACCTCAGGGCTGCCCTGTGGAATGCGGCAAAAAGTTTCTTAATAGGCCAGAGAAATCTTGGCACCTCCTAAAAGCCATCCTCTGTCTTGCAGCTAGGCGTAGACTAAGTTCTAGCCACTGTGGTGCCCCCATGTTCTCTGTCCCACTCTCTGCTCTGATACCTGGAACACAGATGTGATTGCTGGAGCTCTAGTTGCCAAAGTGGACCACACAGTCCATAAGCACAttgtagagagggaagatggctGGGTCACTGAAGACCTCAGAGCCACTCCGCTAGTCCTGGGCCACTCCCTACACCTCGACTTCTTTGAAATCGCGGTTATTTGAGATTTCCGTCACTTGCTGCTCACTCTAATTCTTGCTGAAACACATGGTCAGAGAAGTTTGGGAAACGGAACTAAATGGAGGGAAACTAGTTTCAGGACCACAGGACTTGCCAGATCCCCACGGGGGAATGGTGGCAGCCAAACTTTGCTAACCTCATCTGACCCCACGGCCCGGTTCCCCCAGAGCCCAGTCAGGAGACTCGGCTGTGCACACATGCGTAGGGACATTCTTTCTCATTAAAAGCAATTACACTGTCTTCAGGACGACGACGCTGGCCACTCTGAGCTAAGGGTAAATCAAATTCGCCATCAGAATCCAGCTCAGAGGTCTGGTGACGCCTGCCTGGGGATCTTCAGCCTGGGGACCTTGCCTGGGGAAGACGCTGTGCTGGGCACCCCGGCTGCAGGGCTGGGAGACGGAGGTCCCCAACTCCTTCCCCACAGGGCCAGGGGGTGGCAGCGGGGACACTCTGCCCAGGCGGCGCCGGGAGCTCGGTAACTAGGTGCCAACCGCAGCGGCCTTGGCAGCCCTTGCTGGGAAGTGGGTGTCGCCACTAAGCACCACGGTCCTGAGGAGGGCGGAGCAGGGAGAAGCTGGGCTGAGGCGTCAGGTGGGGGTTGCCCTCGGTGCTGGTCTGGGGCCCTGGCTGCTGGGGCTCGGAGACTGGGCCTTGAGCTGTCAGCAGCCCTAAGAGCGCACAGGGGACACGCAATGGGACTCCTGAAGGGACAAGGCCTGCGGTCCTGGCCCCTCCGGCGCTTCCACTCCCACTGTGGAGGCTGGATCCTTCAGAGAGGCAGAGGGCTGGCCCAGATGACCTCGGCGAGCCCTTTCCCCAGAGGCTCTGGCCATGGCAGCGAGGACTGTGGCTGCGGTCAGCCCCACCCCGTGGGCTCAAGGCCCATCTGGTCACCACTTCAATGGGCCACAGGTCGGGAGcagaggccaggcctgggctcccaCCATCCAGGCCGCAGTAGGTGGCTGGGGTCCGTGGACACCTGGCCCTCTTCCTCAGAACAGGCACGTCCCTGCAGCACGCCCGCGGGGCAGCAGCCAGGCGCCACCTGGGCTCCGCTCCGCCGAGCCGAGGCCCCGCCCTGAGGCCTGGTGCCACAGCCTTCTGCTGCCCTGGAGTGGAGCAAGAGGCAGGCTCCTGTCCAGGCGGCTGAGGGCACAGGGAGGCCGAGCCTTCGGCAGAGTGAGGACTCACAAGAGGCTCCCTCCCAAAGCGCAAATTGCCCCTGACTTTCCGGGAggatgagtgaatgagtgagtgagtgaatgagtgaatgggtGAAGGAATGATGAATACAGAagctgacatttattgagcattccTGTGCCCAACCCTGTGTGGCCTTTATTTCATCTGCATGACCACCGTGAAAGGTTGGTCCATTATTACCTGTCAGGCCAGGAATAtggactgaggctcagagaggtagaGGGATTGCTCTAGGTCACACAGCACACAAGAGCAGAACCAAATCAAAAGGCCTCTGACAGTCCAGGCCAGGCCCCTTTCGGCAGCCAGCCTCCAGGGAGACAGTAAGACCATCCTTCATGTCACAACTGTGGACACAGAGATCATACGGTGCCTGCAGCTCAGCACCTTGGACCACGGACACCCTTGGCAAGCCCGTGGATGGACTAACCTCCAGCCTTCTAGCAGCCTGCAGCCCATTGGGGAGGTTCTGATGTCTGTCTTCCCCTCCCAGCCTGGGGGTTCCTGGGCAGCAGGATCCCTGTCTAACTCATCACTAGGCACAAGATAGCTGCTCAATAAACGTTTACTTAATGGATGAACGGACAAAGAACGGACAAAGGGGCAAGGAGTGAAGGAATGAGCCAGGGAGGGTCTGACTCTTCCAGCCGTGCCCTGTCCTGGGGTCCTGGGCATCTTTGGCACTAGGTGGGCACGGGGCTCCCTGCTCTGCAGGTTGGGGCTACGGCTGTGCCGAGGCAGGGAACAGTGTGCTGTATTCCTCCTGGAAGGTAAGGTCCTTGAATCTGCGCACGGCCAGGGCAGCGGTCAGGCTCTGCCAGGAGAGAGCAGGGGTGAGGCTGCTGGAGCGGAGCCGGAGGGCAGCGGTGCTAGCAGGGAGGGAGGCCTTGGCACCTCGGCCGGGTGCTTCAGATAGCCCGGAAATGCTGGTGTCCCCTCACCTCCGCTCCTCTGTGGGCCCCACCTCTGGGCTAGCTGCCTCCAAGCTCTGCCTGCAGGTGGCAGGGCCCAGTTCTGGGTGCCCGTCTGGACTGAGATCCCGTCTCCCACCCAGGCTTGAAGACATAAAAGCCTAGAGGGGCCCTGGCTGGCCCACGGGGACGGGGCTACCGGTTTCCTCTCCAAACTCCAGCTCCAGATATTGTGCTGTGGGTTGGGTGTCCCCAAAGAAAGTGCAAGTCCAGGGACCCTCGAGAAGAGGCAGAAGTCACCGcaagagggaggaggagcagggagggctgggtgcacGCAGCCTCAAAGGTCTCCTtgcaggaggctgggcaggggctgcGCAGCGGGGAAGGGAGAGCCCTTGAGGGGCCTGGAGCTGGGGTGACCCTAGATCTCTGCAGGACGGAGCtcggggagaagagagagagacttccTAGACCTGCGGGAGGCCATGCGGTGCGCCCACAAAGACCCGGTCTCCAGCCTGGTTCTCAGGGGCCTGCTCTCTTTGACTCAcgggatatatatttttaaaaatgtaaataaattaccAATACGTGAAGATGAGATTTCATGTGAAAATTTAGATTTCTTGTTTCTCTGGAAAAAtttctgcatggccacaggcGCTTTGCAGAGGGGCCCCTTAGAGTGCACAGGCCACCTGGCCACTCACCTGCTCTCGGCCCTGCCTGGACACCAGGGTTTGTGATCCCCCCACCCCACGGGCCATCTCCAATCCCCTCATTCTCCAGATGGGAAGACAGAAGCTGGGGAATCGGAGGCAGCCCCACCGTGTGAACCCGGTCTCCTGAGCCTGCGAAACTTGAAGCCCCACCTCCCTGTCTAGGGCTCCAccttcccatctgtaaaatgggatgatAAATACCATCCAGAGAGGCCCCAGAGTCTATGACTTGGGGCAGCTGCTCTGCATCAAAGTGAGGGCCTTGGCTGTGCCCAGGGCGGCAGCGGGGCTGTGAGGctgggctgtggggctgggcctgCAGGGGGAGCTCCAGAGGCAGCCAGAGGCCCTGCGGGAAGGCTGCCCCCTGGGCGCTGGGCCGGTGGGTGCGGTACTCACCCAGGTGAagatggagaagaaggagaaggcgATGGCGGCCCGCGCGGCGTCCGTACCCTCGTTCAGTGGGTTGTCCTTGGGCTTGGAGACCTGCCACTGGTTGGCCAGGTAGCAGAAGCCCACAAACCAGAGGAAGGCCCAGAAGGCTGGGGTCCCCGGGGCCAGGCAGAACAGTGAGGGCAGAGCGTGAGGGACAGGGTGTGTGGAAAGCAAACAGGGAAACCGAGGAACAGGGCAAGTTCACGGGCAGGTCTCCCGCGCTCCCCACCCCAGAGGGCAAggcaagggggaggggagcaggagagggtgcagggggaggggaggaggagcaggaggattcAGTCAGATGCAGAGGGGGAGGCCACAGGAGGTCAAGCCAGGTGGACAGGGCAGGGTGGGGCAGAGAGGGAGGGCCACagcaggggggagggggagagggaggaggagagagggagagagagcagtcAGCTGGGCCAGTGTTTCTCTAACCGCCAGACACCAGTTTATAGCCACGTCCCTGACTAGGCCCACCCGAGGCCAGCCACTGTCCAGCGAGGGAGGCTGCAGCGCCCCTGCTCAGGCTTCCGGAAAACCAGTGGGGATTTGGGGgaagaggctggtgtgggggcaGCTCCGGGGGTGGAGGCTCACAAAGCCCCCTAGTTCAGAACGGCCCTCTGAGACCTGGGGTGAGGCTCAGAGGGGTCTGTGGTAACGTGATCTGGGGGTCCCAGATCAGGGGGCCCGGGCTGAAGGTCACTTCTGAAGGGCAAAGGGTGGCAGGTCACCTACAGGCCACCAGACGAAGGGGGTCGGGCTCCAGggacccactgtgtgccagggtCCCATGGCCCTGGCTTAATTTTCACAGGCTCCGCCAGGAGGGGGCGCAGCAGGGCTGCTCTGGGGTCTCGGGCCTTGCCAGCCAGGGGACCCTGAGTCTGTCCCCTCACCCGCCTACACCTCGGTTTCCTCCTTGGGAAATGGGGAGGGGGCGGCGGCTAGGTCCCCCAGCAGGGCTCACCCGAGACGCCGATGTCGGACAGGACAGCCTTCTTGCGGTCCTTGACGCTGCTGATCTGCGGGAAGTAGACGTCCAGGGCCAGGTAGAGCAGGCAGGTGAGGAAGGCCAGCACGCCCACGGCCACGCCGTAGCTGCAGGCGCTGGCGTTGCGGTTGTAGATGCAGAACTCCTCGCCCTCCGAGgggctgttgaggtagccctcgTTCACGATGGAGCCGAACACCACGATGGAGAACACCTGCAGGGGTGCGGGGTGAGCCTGGGGGGGCGCTGCCCCAGCCCCGGGACCTGCCCCCACCCCTCTGACCTCTCTGAGCCATGGGGCAGGCGGTGAGTGGGCATTTCAGAGAGAGGCCCAGAGATGCCCACCACCAGGGCagcttgcctgaggtcacacagcgcAAGTCGGGTCAACTGCTTCCTTCCTGAGCTGCAAGCGCTAACCCCTAGCCAGAGAAGTTGTCCTGGGCCCTGACACCAAGGTCCCCTAGTGTCAGGGCCCAGGACAACAACAAACGTGTTTGTTGCCTTAAGACCTGGGTTTGGGGGCAGTTTGTTACACAGCATCAAGGCTGGACTGGCCCCAGAACGGGGAGCCTTTGCCCTCCTAGTGTGAACATGCCCAGCCCCACCCCGCCCTTCCCTCTGGAGTCTCAGGCTGTGTTCAGTCCCTGCCCTGTTGCCAGGGCCAACAGCAGCACCACATGTGCCACCTCATGTAGATCCTCAACGGCCCCCAGACAGGCATGTTTCAGCTGGGTAGGCAGCAGCTGAGGTGGCCCCAATGACCCTGCATCCAGCAGTGCATGACCTTGTGTCCCTAAGGTCCCTTGAGAGCGCTGGACCTAGCAATTTACTTCTAACAGACAAAAAATATGGCAAAGGTGATGAGGTGCTGAGAggcatagccaagtaggaatgacgcatggcaatttccttgtcagcctaccccatgttgcttagagggaggactctccattgtggaaatgggcttgccttggacccaggtcatttgcagtgacattgcatcaatgtttgagaaaggtgaccctgctcaaggaccagggcggatcccggtttagggtggttccaggtttagggtgtggatcctgctgggaatagggcgtatcctgctgcctcaggcacgcgcccactccttgagttccccttgagttctcgcgggattcagagagtattttgggatgcagagcccagtggaagtgtggattttccccagaacgtgcgtgtagagtgccggtgagagttcgggaataaagaattgctgtttgaatctacaaggctgtgagtggctcgtgattttgtgcccagccagactgcggcaatgagGTCTCCCTCCTGGGTACAGGTCACAAGAAGCCCTGCCCACCCCCAGCTTGTCCCTGCACCAATGGTGGAAGCCAGCATGGTATTCTGAGCTCCAGAAAGGAACAGCCAAGAGCCCACGGGAACTGAGTCCCCCCACAGGCTGGATTCCTCCAACACAGCGTTAGTGAAGTTGAGTCTGGATCTGCCCGTGGGGGCCGTCAGATGAGACCAGGGCCCCTGGCGGGTGCTGTGAGTGTGGCCCTGTGACAGCCCTGGAGGCAGCAGCACCCTGCAAGGCAGAGTCCTGCCCCACAGAAACTGTGAGGCAGCCATGTTTGTTGCCTTAAGACCTGAGTTTGGGGGCAgtttgttacacagcagtagCTGTTGAATACATCAGTGCCACCAGCATTTTACCAATGGGGTGGTGAAGGCATGCGTATTAGTGAACGTGCCCAGAGACACAGCCTGGAATGTGGCACAGCTGGGCTCTAAGCCCAGGAGACCCGACACCAAAGTTCATGCTTTTTCCCTGTTTTGCCTGCCTCCCCGAAACCACGAGGAGGAGACCCAGAGCTGAGGCACATACACTCCAGAAGATTTGGCCCCATGTTTGGCCCCTGGTGGCAGACCTGGCAGGGATTGCTATCTTCCAGGTCCACTTGtctttactttctattttttcctgaaagaagGGCATGATCAAAAGTGGAGACGCTGGGCCAGGACACGATCCCCACCCGAATGCGCACTGGCAGAGGGACCGAGAGAAACGAGCAATGGCTCGGCCGCACTAGGGTTGTCGTTCAGCCCTACAGAGGGACAGAGCACTGATAGGCACGATAGGGGACGAGCCGGTGAAGGAAAAATAAGCAATGGAAAGCAGGACGTGGGGACAGGGCCCTGGCCAGTGGTGGAGTGTCTGGtgcccagggccctgggttcaccccagcacacacacaaaaaagtcagGCCACATCGTACGATTTCTCTTATGCGCTCTGCTCATGAAAGGCAAGTGGAGAGAGAGCAGGTGGAGGCGGCTGGATTGCTGGATGGCGTGGGGTTATCCGATGGGCACGGGGTGTTCTTATGGATGATGAAAGGTTTGTGGAAAACAGGGAGAACCAGGGAGAGGTGGCGAGCATCCGGCGGGCAGCAGGGAGAGTGCGCCCCCCGCCACTGAGTCAGGCACTGGTGAGGAATCGCAAGCTGCGCGAGGTTGGCCGCAATAAAAAGAAAGGACCCGAGGCGCGTCCTGGATGGGCCACAGCACCCATCTGCCAGGCCTGGTTGGGACGCCACACGACCAAGGCCGCAGGCGGAGGCTGGACGTCCTGGCTCGCGGCCCCGCCCCCCGCGGCCCCCAAACTAACAGGGCAACAGGTGCAGCCCCAACGGGCAGCTGTCCTGGCGTCTCTGGATTCCCGCCAGAGCTCCTTTCACCTGGCCAAGCAGGCGCTCAGCCTCAGGGCACCTGAAGAAGGCGTGGCATCAGAGGGACCAGCAGGGAGAAAGGCCTGGAGTCCAAGTCTGAGGCTCAGAAGACAGAAATAGTGACAAGAAGCCAGGCTTCAAAACAACTGTCAAAGGGCTCCTGGCCACCCCTCAGGCAAAGCAGACTCCGTCACACTGCAGGGAAAGGTGGGCTCCTATGAATTGTGACTTTGAACCCTGGCACTGCGACAAGCTCCAGTTTGTAACCAAAAACTGccagggcagggggctggggatgtggctcaagcggtagcgcgctcgcctggcatgtgtgtggccccgggttcgatcctcagcatcacatacaaacgaagatgttgtgtctgccgagaactaaaaactaaatattaaaatcccctctctctctctttaaaaaaaaaaaaagaagaagaacctatagagtgaaattgtaaaaaaaaaaaaaacaaaaaactgccaGGGCAGGAGTCTGAGGTCTAGTCCTGCATGTCGCCAGATGTCACCAAACCATCAGAAAAGAAAAGACTCTTGGGGGGGCTGAGGTcttggctcagaggtagagcacttgcctagcatctgtgaggcactgggtttcattctcagcaccgcatataaataaattaataaaataaaggtccaacaacattaaaaaataaaaattcttggttAGAGAAAATTTTTCACACTGACCTGTCAGACCCAAAAATGAGGCCTGCTGCTCACACTGTG
This window encodes:
- the Syngr1 gene encoding synaptogyrin-1 isoform X1 produces the protein MEGGAYGAGKAGGAFDPHTLVRQPHTILRVVSWVFSIVVFGSIVNEGYLNSPSEGEEFCIYNRNASACSYGVAVGVLAFLTCLLYLALDVYFPQISSVKDRKKAVLSDIGVSAFWAFLWFVGFCYLANQWQVSKPKDNPLNEGTDAARAAIAFSFFSIFTWAGQAVLAFQRYQIGADSALFSQDYMDPSQDSSMPYAPYVEPSTGPDPAGMGGTYQQPANAFDTEPQGYQSQGY
- the Syngr1 gene encoding synaptogyrin-1 isoform X2; this encodes MEGGAYGAGKAGGAFDPHTLVRQPHTILRVVSWVFSIVVFGSIVNEGYLNSPSEGEEFCIYNRNASACSYGVAVGVLAFLTCLLYLALDVYFPQISSVKDRKKAVLSDIGVSAFWAFLWFVGFCYLANQWQVSKPKDNPLNEGTDAARAAIAFSFFSIFTWDYMDPSQDSSMPYAPYVEPSTGPDPAGMGGTYQQPANAFDTEPQGYQSQGY
- the Syngr1 gene encoding synaptogyrin-1 isoform X3, giving the protein MEGGAYGAGKAGGAFDPHTLVRQPHTILRVVSWVFSIVVFGSIVNEGYLNSPSEGEEFCIYNRNASACSYGVAVGVLAFLTCLLYLALDVYFPQISSVKDRKKAVLSDIGVSAFWAFLWFVGFCYLANQWQVSKPKDNPLNEGTDAARAAIAFSFFSIFTWSLTAALAVRRFKDLTFQEEYSTLFPASAQP